The proteins below come from a single Meriones unguiculatus strain TT.TT164.6M chromosome 13 unlocalized genomic scaffold, Bangor_MerUng_6.1 Chr13_unordered_Scaffold_37, whole genome shotgun sequence genomic window:
- the LOC132650952 gene encoding LOW QUALITY PROTEIN: zinc finger protein ZFP2-like (The sequence of the model RefSeq protein was modified relative to this genomic sequence to represent the inferred CDS: deleted 1 base in 1 codon) has protein sequence MKKLSKCTLCGKAFPYSTDLVRHKRTHTVEKPYKCNQCGKPFAQNSHLKSHTRTHTGEKPYECNQCGKAFAQNSHLTRHKRTHTGQKPYECNRCGKPFAENSTLIRHKRTHTGEKPYECNECGKAFAENSTLLSHKRTHTGEKPYECSECGKAFAENSTLLSHKRTHTGEKPYECNQCGKAFAENSTLLSHKRTHTGEKPYECDKCGKAFALNSHLVSHRRTHTGEKPYKCNQCGKAFTENSTLIRHKRTHTGEKPYECNQCGKVYAQNSHLIRHKRTHIGEKPYECNQGSKAFAQKKSSHRHKRKHTRKKPYEDTECGKAFAQQSGLQKREKTHKLGLFRQLSIAEVTQLLQQLVVGFKSDFFTICS, from the exons aaactttctaaatgcactctatgtggtaaagcctttccctattccactgatcttgtacggcataaaagaacacacactgttgagaagccttacaaatgtaatcaatgtggtaaaccctttgcacaaaacagtcatctcaaaagccatacaagaacacatactggagagaaaccttatgaatgtaaccagtgtggtaaagcctttgcacaaaacagtcatctcacaagacataaaagaacacacactggacagaaaccttatgaatgtaaccgatgtggtaaaccctttgcagaaaacagtactctcatacggcataaaagaacacacactggagagaaaccttatgaatgtaatgagtgtggtaaagcctttgcagaaaacagtactctcttaagccataaaagaacacacactggagagaaaccttatgaatgtagtgagtgtggtaaagcctttgcagaaaacagtactctcttaagccataaaagaacacacactggagagaaaccttatgaatgtaaccagtgtggcaaagcctttgcagaaaacagtactctcttaagccataaaagaacacacactggagagaaaccttatgaatgtgataagtgtggtaaagcctttgcattaaACAGTCATCTCGTAAGTCatagaagaacacacactggagagaaaccttataaatgtaaccaatgtggtaaagcctttacagaaaacagtactctcatacggcataaaagaacacacactggagagaaaccttatgaatgtaaccagtgtggtaaagtctatgcacaaaacagtcatctcataagacataaaagaacacacattggagagaaaccttatgaatgtaaccagggcagtaaagcctttgcacaaaaaaagtcatctcatagg cataaaagaaaacatacaagaaagaaaccttatgaagaTACcgaatgtggcaaagcctttgcacagcagagtggTCTCCAAAAAcgtgaaaaaacacaca